One stretch of Caballeronia sp. Lep1P3 DNA includes these proteins:
- the bluB gene encoding 5,6-dimethylbenzimidazole synthase: MTDPAFTESERNAVYRAIAERRDMRHFVSDPVAPSVMARLVDAALHAPSVGFMQPWRIVRITSAQVRAQLHAAVERERLLTADALGERRDAFMKLKVEGLRECAEVLVMALMDGRERHVFGRRTLPEMDVASVACAIQNMWLAARAEGIGMGWVSLFDPQEIATLLEMPAGARPVAILCIGHVERFYDAPMLETEGWATRRPTEECVFENRWPER, from the coding sequence ATGACCGATCCCGCCTTCACCGAATCCGAACGCAACGCCGTTTATCGCGCTATCGCCGAGCGCCGCGACATGCGCCACTTCGTGAGCGATCCCGTCGCGCCGTCCGTCATGGCGCGGCTCGTCGATGCCGCGCTGCACGCGCCGAGCGTCGGCTTCATGCAGCCGTGGCGGATCGTGCGCATCACGTCGGCGCAGGTCCGCGCGCAGCTTCACGCGGCGGTCGAGCGCGAACGGCTTCTCACCGCCGATGCGCTCGGCGAGCGCCGCGATGCGTTCATGAAACTCAAGGTGGAAGGCTTGCGCGAATGCGCGGAAGTGCTCGTGATGGCGCTGATGGACGGGCGCGAGCGCCACGTCTTCGGGCGCCGCACGCTGCCCGAGATGGACGTCGCGTCGGTTGCCTGCGCGATCCAGAACATGTGGCTCGCGGCGCGCGCCGAGGGCATCGGCATGGGATGGGTGTCGCTCTTCGATCCGCAGGAGATCGCCACGCTGCTCGAAATGCCGGCGGGCGCGCGGCCCGTGGCGATTCTGTGCATCGGGCACGTCGAGCGTTTCTACGACGCCCCGATGCTCGAAACCGAAGGCTGGGCCACGCGCCGGCCCACGGAGGAATGCGTCTTCGAGAACCGCTGGCCCGAGCGTTGA
- a CDS encoding YhcG family protein — MSDLIPSSLFDEVRRLIDAARERAAAAVNAELTLVYWQIGQRVRAEVLRGARAEYGRQVVATLARELGARYGRGWSEKQLRHCVRLADVFPDEQSVSAVRRQLSWTHLKTLIYIDDPLKRDFYVELARVERWSSRQLQERINSMLFERSAISRKPQAAIASDIALMRDEGRLAPEALLKDPYVLDFLGLNDHYLEKDLEDAILREMEQFLLELGAGFTFVARQKRLQIDEDDFYIDLLFYNRKLRRLVAIELKLGAFKAEYKSQMELYLRWLAKHEQEADELPPLGIILCAGKKQEQIELLELDKSGIHVAEYVTVLPPRETLQAKLQQSIEAARARLLAKDAD; from the coding sequence ATGAGCGACCTCATCCCTTCCTCACTTTTCGACGAAGTCCGCCGCCTCATCGACGCGGCCCGCGAGCGCGCCGCCGCCGCCGTCAACGCGGAACTGACGCTCGTGTACTGGCAGATCGGCCAGCGGGTGCGCGCGGAAGTGCTGCGCGGCGCGCGCGCGGAGTATGGCCGGCAGGTCGTCGCGACGCTGGCGCGCGAACTCGGCGCGCGCTACGGACGCGGCTGGAGCGAAAAGCAGCTTCGCCACTGCGTGCGCCTTGCCGACGTGTTTCCCGACGAGCAAAGTGTCTCCGCAGTGCGGAGACAATTGAGCTGGACGCATCTCAAGACGCTCATCTATATCGACGACCCGCTCAAGCGCGATTTCTACGTGGAGCTCGCGCGCGTCGAGCGGTGGTCATCGCGGCAACTGCAGGAGCGCATCAATTCGATGCTGTTCGAGCGCAGCGCCATCTCGCGCAAGCCGCAAGCCGCGATTGCAAGCGACATCGCACTCATGCGCGACGAAGGGCGCCTCGCGCCCGAAGCGCTTCTCAAAGACCCTTACGTGCTCGATTTTCTCGGGCTCAATGATCATTACCTCGAAAAGGATCTCGAAGACGCGATCCTTCGCGAGATGGAACAGTTCCTTCTCGAACTCGGCGCGGGCTTTACCTTCGTCGCGCGCCAGAAGCGCCTTCAGATCGACGAGGACGATTTTTACATCGACCTGCTCTTCTATAACCGCAAGCTCAGGCGGCTCGTCGCCATCGAACTGAAACTCGGCGCGTTCAAGGCCGAATACAAAAGCCAGATGGAGCTTTATTTGCGCTGGCTCGCGAAACACGAGCAGGAAGCCGACGAACTGCCGCCGCTCGGCATCATTCTTTGCGCGGGCAAAAAGCAGGAGCAGATCGAACTGCTGGAACTCGACAAGAGCGGCATTCACGTCGCGGAATATGTGACCGTGCTGCCGCCGCGCGAGACCTTGCAGGCGAAGCTGCAACAGTCGATCGAAGCCGCGCGCGCGAGGCTTCTCGCGAAAGATGCCGACTGA
- a CDS encoding acetoacetate--CoA ligase produces MDRQDAIQESARLFERAPLFQPSAEQIRASRMTAFTEAFEKATGQQFADYSALHAYSTLHYRSFWKCFLESAQGLEWSGSIEPVCVGDQCETACFFPDVELNYAENLLGERIAPDDAPALTSCHADGRRISYTRGELRERVMRLAHALSGLGLASGDRAVAIMHNDGDAIVVALAVSALGATLSTAAPGNGVQAILDRFAPLEPKMMFAHTAPRPFDTGGSLSGHVAAVAAQLPSLAGIVCLDETELPSSVTQPQHELHSLVTRGDAKRFSWKRFAFNHPLFIMFSSGTTGKPKCIVHGAGGTLLEHVKEHRLHSDFGPGDKLFFHTSCSWMMWNWQLSVLASGVEIVTYDGPVATVDTLWRLIASERATVFGTSPAYLKMSEDAGLEPAAHFDLSALRAMMSTGAVLYDSQFEWVAKHVKPLQLQSISGGTDIIGCFVLGNPNLPVYAGEAQCKSLGLDVQAFDKGASTIMPGELVCTNPFPSRPLGFFGDDGSRFHKAYFAANEGVWTHGDVIEFSPQGSARLHGRSDGVLNVRGINVSPGEIYRILSGIPEICNAMVVPQQGVGAGDAGQRIVLLLVLRPGAQLNAALTARVRRDLTRKGSAALVPDVVVQVDGLPVTHNNKPSEAAARDAVNGLPARNASSLANPQCLDQIREHPALVRVKREVPPPGESVDEMERYLCALWEQHFSFSPIGRDDNFFDLGGHSLLAARMLADVQDATGRTLALSTMILAPTIARLAAVLVAEPGARETGSTVVQMRAGSGRPLFMVHSITGSVMECLPLAGMLQNERPIYGLQALGLDGDEAPQERVEEMARGYVQRMREVQPSGPYALVGYSFGGLIAFEIAQQLVAAGEKIEMLCLLDTYVLEHCLSFAHWTRFQAGLAAERLRELRSLDARARLSYLRDKASAIRVRLHTRMGRADAYQPTPDVQDMPPVLQRVRESMHTAMRTYKPRRYLGGPIVYVRATQLDKERCDPLSVWRRVAKHGLRITLIEGRHTDLVVEPQVATVAQALTKALSHG; encoded by the coding sequence ATGGACCGCCAAGACGCCATCCAGGAGAGCGCGCGGCTTTTCGAGCGCGCGCCGCTATTCCAGCCTTCTGCCGAACAAATCCGCGCATCGCGCATGACGGCCTTCACAGAGGCTTTTGAAAAGGCGACAGGCCAGCAGTTCGCCGATTATTCCGCACTGCACGCTTATTCGACGCTCCATTACCGGTCGTTCTGGAAATGCTTTCTCGAATCCGCGCAAGGGCTGGAGTGGTCCGGTTCGATTGAGCCGGTTTGCGTCGGCGATCAGTGTGAAACGGCGTGCTTCTTTCCGGACGTCGAACTGAATTACGCCGAAAATCTGCTCGGCGAACGCATCGCGCCCGACGACGCCCCCGCGCTCACCTCGTGCCACGCGGACGGCCGGCGCATCTCGTACACGCGCGGCGAATTGCGCGAACGCGTGATGCGTCTCGCGCACGCGCTTTCCGGACTCGGGCTCGCGAGCGGCGACCGCGCGGTCGCGATCATGCACAACGACGGCGACGCGATCGTCGTCGCGCTCGCGGTGAGCGCGCTCGGCGCGACGCTCTCGACGGCCGCGCCGGGCAACGGCGTGCAGGCGATCCTCGACCGCTTCGCCCCGCTCGAACCGAAGATGATGTTCGCGCACACCGCGCCGCGCCCGTTCGACACCGGCGGCTCGCTCTCCGGCCACGTCGCGGCGGTGGCGGCGCAACTGCCGTCGCTCGCGGGCATCGTCTGCCTCGACGAAACCGAGTTGCCGAGTTCGGTGACGCAGCCCCAGCACGAACTGCATTCGCTCGTGACGCGCGGCGACGCGAAACGCTTTTCCTGGAAGCGGTTTGCGTTCAACCATCCGCTCTTCATCATGTTTTCGTCGGGCACCACCGGCAAGCCGAAATGCATCGTGCACGGCGCCGGCGGCACGTTGCTGGAACACGTGAAGGAGCACCGGCTGCACAGCGACTTCGGCCCTGGCGACAAGCTCTTCTTCCACACGAGCTGCTCGTGGATGATGTGGAACTGGCAGCTTTCGGTGCTCGCCTCGGGCGTCGAAATCGTCACGTACGACGGCCCGGTCGCGACCGTCGACACGTTGTGGCGCCTGATCGCGAGCGAACGCGCGACGGTGTTCGGCACGAGCCCCGCGTATCTGAAGATGAGCGAGGATGCCGGGCTGGAACCCGCCGCGCACTTCGACCTTTCGGCGTTGCGCGCGATGATGTCCACCGGCGCCGTCCTCTACGACTCGCAATTCGAGTGGGTCGCGAAGCACGTCAAACCGCTGCAGTTGCAGTCGATTTCAGGCGGCACGGACATCATCGGCTGCTTCGTGCTGGGCAATCCGAACCTGCCCGTATATGCGGGCGAAGCGCAGTGCAAGAGCCTCGGTCTCGACGTGCAGGCATTCGACAAGGGCGCGAGCACGATCATGCCCGGCGAGCTCGTCTGCACGAATCCGTTCCCGTCGCGTCCGCTCGGCTTTTTCGGCGACGACGGCTCGCGCTTTCACAAGGCGTATTTCGCCGCGAACGAAGGCGTGTGGACGCACGGCGACGTGATCGAGTTCTCGCCGCAAGGCTCCGCGCGGCTGCACGGACGCAGCGACGGCGTGCTCAACGTGCGCGGCATCAACGTGAGTCCGGGCGAGATCTATCGCATCCTTTCCGGGATTCCCGAAATCTGCAATGCGATGGTCGTGCCGCAGCAAGGCGTCGGCGCGGGCGATGCCGGCCAGCGCATCGTGCTTCTGCTCGTGCTGCGGCCGGGCGCGCAGCTCAATGCGGCGCTCACCGCGCGCGTGCGCCGCGATCTCACGCGCAAAGGCTCGGCCGCGCTGGTGCCGGACGTCGTCGTGCAGGTCGACGGCCTGCCCGTCACGCACAACAACAAGCCGTCCGAAGCCGCCGCGCGCGATGCCGTGAACGGCCTGCCCGCACGCAACGCGTCGTCGCTGGCGAATCCGCAATGTCTGGATCAGATTCGCGAGCATCCGGCGCTTGTCCGCGTGAAGCGCGAAGTGCCGCCGCCGGGCGAATCGGTCGATGAAATGGAACGGTATCTTTGCGCGCTGTGGGAGCAGCACTTCAGCTTCTCGCCGATCGGGCGCGACGACAATTTCTTCGATCTCGGCGGCCACTCGCTGCTCGCCGCGCGCATGCTCGCGGACGTGCAGGACGCGACCGGTCGCACGCTTGCGCTTTCGACGATGATCCTCGCGCCAACGATTGCGCGCCTCGCCGCCGTTCTCGTCGCGGAGCCGGGCGCGCGCGAGACTGGGTCGACCGTCGTGCAGATGCGCGCGGGCAGCGGCCGGCCGCTTTTCATGGTCCACAGCATCACAGGCTCGGTGATGGAATGCCTGCCGCTCGCCGGCATGCTGCAAAACGAGCGGCCCATTTACGGCTTGCAGGCGCTCGGGCTGGACGGCGACGAAGCCCCGCAGGAGCGAGTCGAAGAGATGGCGCGCGGCTACGTACAGCGCATGCGCGAAGTGCAGCCGAGCGGCCCGTATGCGCTCGTCGGCTATTCGTTCGGCGGGCTGATCGCGTTCGAGATCGCGCAGCAGCTCGTCGCGGCGGGCGAGAAGATCGAGATGCTGTGCCTGCTCGATACCTACGTCCTCGAACATTGCCTGAGCTTCGCGCACTGGACGCGTTTTCAGGCGGGGCTCGCCGCCGAGCGTCTGCGCGAGCTGCGTTCGCTCGACGCCCGCGCGCGCCTTTCGTATCTGCGCGACAAGGCTTCCGCGATCCGCGTCCGCCTGCACACGCGCATGGGCCGCGCGGACGCGTACCAGCCGACGCCCGACGTGCAGGACATGCCGCCGGTGCTTCAGCGCGTGCGCGAATCCATGCACACGGCGATGAGAACGTACAAGCCGCGCCGCTATCTGGGCGGGCCGATCGTCTACGTGCGCGCCACGCAGCTCGACAAGGAGCGCTGCGATCCGCTGTCGGTGTGGCGGCGCGTCGCGAAGCACGGCTTGCGCATCACGCTGATCGAGGGCAGACACACGGATCTCGTCGTCGAACCACAGGTCGCGACGGTCGCGCAGGCGCTCACGAAGGCGCTTTCGCACGGCTGA
- a CDS encoding DNA-binding protein encodes MYKEADTINEEEIIAIAQRLTEEGRPVSAVAVWSEIRRGSIVSVAAVLQRWRDAREPAMPAAQFPAEMPQEFSEALMNAAQRLRKASWDEAQSAIARRADILSQRLDAALAERDEALGVYQQAQDEAHGGRRQVEQLMHGLRASEETVARLQAQVAATTERADAAEGRAGELAQRAAAHDAELNAVRLSLEEERRAREAVSAELASRREEMERVARERDEARQEASAAAARAEAATAQAGDHTARIAALEAELATQRDVNAQASEGSQRISRELDEARSQVNESHARIAALEAELAAQREANAQASEGSQRIGRELDEARTHINESHARIAALETELATQGEANAQASEASHRITRELDEAHTRANESQARIAALETELAGAREANAQAAAAHEALQHANRELDEVRARIAAMTDEKNAAQGELARVSQEAAAAQSRIDELQQQAANLAQQLAERERSESAVRDELRDHKIALQTAGAAKDEEIAALQRRISAQAQTHAKSYDELRANAEQWVTYARDLKQRLDVANEKIIFIDARSTGEVALLRRLSTELERLKPDHELVFREAQQKVIGDKIAQQLAQKGYRYDPATAVMSKIETPST; translated from the coding sequence ATGTATAAAGAAGCAGACACTATTAACGAAGAAGAGATCATTGCGATCGCCCAACGCCTGACCGAGGAAGGTCGCCCGGTTTCCGCCGTGGCCGTCTGGTCGGAGATTCGCCGGGGTTCGATCGTATCCGTTGCGGCGGTGCTTCAGCGCTGGCGCGACGCCCGCGAACCCGCCATGCCCGCCGCGCAGTTCCCGGCGGAGATGCCGCAGGAATTCTCCGAGGCGCTGATGAACGCGGCGCAACGGCTCCGAAAGGCATCGTGGGACGAAGCGCAAAGCGCGATCGCGCGCCGCGCCGATATCCTGAGCCAGCGGCTCGACGCGGCGCTCGCCGAGCGCGACGAAGCGCTCGGCGTCTATCAGCAGGCGCAGGACGAGGCGCATGGCGGCCGCCGGCAAGTCGAGCAGCTGATGCACGGCCTGCGGGCGTCCGAAGAGACGGTGGCGCGTCTACAGGCGCAGGTCGCCGCGACGACGGAACGCGCGGACGCCGCCGAAGGGCGCGCCGGCGAACTCGCGCAGCGCGCCGCAGCGCACGACGCGGAGCTGAACGCCGTGCGCCTGTCGCTCGAAGAAGAACGCCGCGCGCGCGAAGCCGTGAGCGCGGAATTGGCGAGCCGGCGCGAAGAGATGGAACGCGTCGCGCGCGAACGCGACGAGGCGCGGCAGGAAGCGAGCGCGGCGGCGGCGCGCGCAGAAGCCGCGACCGCGCAGGCCGGCGACCACACGGCGCGCATCGCGGCGCTCGAAGCGGAACTCGCTACGCAGCGCGACGTGAACGCCCAAGCATCGGAAGGATCGCAGCGCATCAGCCGCGAACTCGACGAAGCGCGCTCGCAAGTCAACGAAAGCCACGCGCGCATCGCCGCGCTGGAAGCCGAACTCGCGGCGCAGCGCGAGGCGAACGCGCAGGCATCGGAAGGATCGCAGCGCATCGGCCGCGAACTGGACGAAGCGCGCACGCACATCAACGAGAGCCACGCGCGCATCGCCGCGCTGGAAACGGAACTCGCGACGCAGGGCGAGGCCAACGCGCAGGCATCCGAAGCATCGCACCGCATTACCCGCGAGCTGGACGAAGCGCACACGCGCGCGAACGAAAGCCAGGCGCGCATCGCCGCGCTCGAAACCGAACTCGCGGGAGCGCGCGAAGCGAACGCGCAGGCTGCGGCGGCGCACGAAGCGTTGCAGCATGCGAATCGCGAACTCGACGAAGTCCGCGCGCGCATCGCCGCGATGACCGACGAAAAGAATGCCGCGCAAGGCGAACTCGCGCGCGTATCGCAGGAAGCGGCCGCAGCGCAAAGCCGCATCGACGAATTGCAGCAGCAGGCCGCCAATCTCGCGCAGCAGCTTGCCGAGCGCGAACGCAGCGAGTCCGCCGTGAGGGACGAGTTGCGCGACCACAAGATCGCCTTGCAGACGGCGGGCGCCGCGAAGGACGAGGAAATCGCCGCGTTGCAGCGCCGCATTTCGGCGCAGGCGCAAACGCACGCGAAGTCCTACGACGAGCTTCGCGCGAACGCCGAGCAATGGGTCACGTATGCGCGCGACCTCAAGCAGCGCCTCGATGTCGCCAACGAGAAGATCATTTTCATCGACGCCCGCAGCACCGGCGAAGTCGCGCTGTTGCGCCGGCTTTCGACGGAACTCGAGCGCCTGAAGCCCGATCACGAACTCGTGTTCCGCGAGGCGCAGCAGAAGGTCATCGGCGACAAGATCGCCCAGCAGCTTGCACAGAAGGGCTATCGCTACGATCCGGCGACGGCCGTCATGTCGAAGATAGAAACGCCGTCGACGTGA
- a CDS encoding ABC transporter substrate-binding protein, producing the protein MNRSNPHSSQLASALRGCASAVLAFAAFAMPHAASAAAKTLVFCSEGSPAGFDSAQYTTSTDFDAGAHSVYDTLVEFRRGTLDLVPGLAEKWEASPDAKTFTFHLRRGVRFQSTAWFKPTRDFGADDVVFTFRRMIDPNEPFQKAHPVSFPYLTDLGYDKNIAAVDKLDDTTVRFTLKTPDVVFVRNVAMEFASIVSAEYAAQLLKEGKPEDINQKPVGTGAFVFRDYQKDATIRYDANPTYWNRKDVHIDKLVFSITPDAAVREQKLASGECQLTSFARPADIAAARKDSKLAVLSGVGFNVAYVGYNTTHKPLDNVLVRRALDMAIDKQAIISAVYEGAATVATNPMPPSQWSYDRTLKDAPRDSAKARALLKEAGFPNGFSITLWAMPVQRGYNPNARLMAQLIQSDWAKIGVKANIVSYEWAEYNKRAKTNGEHDAILYGWLGDNGDPDNWLGTTLGCDAVHGSNVAKWCNRQFDDLLAKARLITDQNARTKLYEEAQVVFKDQVPYTPIAHANTFQPISKRVHGYLISPLGGHRFDGITLD; encoded by the coding sequence ATGAACCGCTCCAACCCGCACTCGAGCCAACTGGCGAGCGCGCTTCGCGGCTGCGCATCCGCCGTATTGGCGTTCGCCGCCTTCGCGATGCCGCACGCCGCGTCCGCCGCCGCGAAGACGCTCGTGTTCTGCAGCGAAGGCAGTCCCGCGGGCTTCGACTCCGCGCAATACACGACAAGCACCGACTTCGATGCCGGCGCGCACAGCGTCTACGACACGCTCGTCGAGTTCCGGCGCGGCACGCTCGATCTCGTGCCTGGTCTCGCGGAAAAATGGGAGGCGTCGCCGGATGCGAAGACCTTCACGTTCCATCTGCGGCGCGGCGTGAGGTTTCAGTCGACCGCATGGTTCAAGCCCACGCGCGACTTCGGCGCGGACGATGTCGTGTTCACGTTCCGGCGCATGATCGATCCGAACGAGCCGTTTCAGAAAGCGCATCCGGTCAGCTTTCCGTATCTCACCGACCTCGGCTACGACAAGAACATCGCCGCCGTCGACAAACTCGACGACACCACCGTGCGCTTCACCCTGAAGACGCCGGATGTGGTGTTCGTGCGCAACGTCGCGATGGAATTCGCGTCGATCGTCTCGGCGGAATATGCCGCGCAGTTGTTGAAAGAAGGCAAGCCCGAGGACATCAACCAGAAGCCCGTCGGCACGGGTGCGTTCGTCTTTCGCGACTATCAGAAAGACGCGACCATCCGCTACGACGCGAACCCGACGTACTGGAACCGCAAAGACGTGCACATCGACAAGCTCGTCTTTTCGATCACGCCCGATGCCGCCGTGCGCGAGCAGAAGCTCGCAAGCGGCGAATGCCAGCTCACGTCGTTCGCGCGGCCCGCCGACATCGCCGCGGCGCGCAAGGACTCGAAGCTCGCGGTGTTGTCGGGCGTGGGCTTCAACGTCGCTTATGTCGGCTACAACACAACGCACAAGCCGCTCGACAACGTGCTCGTGCGCCGCGCGCTCGACATGGCCATCGACAAGCAGGCGATCATCTCCGCCGTCTACGAAGGCGCGGCCACGGTCGCGACGAACCCGATGCCGCCGTCGCAATGGTCGTACGACAGGACGCTGAAAGATGCGCCGCGCGACTCCGCGAAGGCGCGCGCGCTCTTGAAGGAGGCCGGATTCCCGAACGGCTTTTCGATCACGCTATGGGCAATGCCCGTCCAGCGCGGCTATAACCCGAATGCGCGTCTGATGGCGCAACTGATCCAGTCCGACTGGGCGAAGATCGGCGTGAAGGCGAATATCGTCAGCTACGAATGGGCCGAGTACAACAAGCGCGCGAAAACCAACGGCGAGCACGATGCGATTCTTTACGGCTGGCTCGGCGATAACGGCGACCCGGACAACTGGCTCGGCACGACGCTCGGCTGCGATGCCGTGCACGGCAGCAACGTGGCGAAGTGGTGCAACAGGCAGTTCGACGATCTGCTCGCGAAGGCGCGCCTCATCACGGATCAAAACGCGCGCACGAAGCTCTATGAAGAGGCGCAAGTGGTGTTCAAGGATCAGGTGCCGTACACGCCGATTGCGCACGCGAACACATTCCAGCCCATCTCGAAGCGCGTGCACGGCTATCTGATCAGTCCGCTCGGCGGCCACCGCTTCGACGGCATCACACTGGATTGA
- a CDS encoding ester cyclase produces MKALLSKAEARPTMEDRNLADVYRGYIACLNAQNWPALHRFVHDTLTYNGNTISLDGYRHMLERDFRQIPDLRFDIRLLVVEPPFVACRLWFDCTPARDFMGLRIDGTRVSFAENVFYEFRERRIAHVSSVIDKAAIEAQLQTP; encoded by the coding sequence ATGAAAGCGCTACTTTCCAAAGCGGAGGCTCGCCCGACGATGGAAGACAGGAATCTCGCGGACGTCTATCGCGGCTATATCGCGTGTCTCAACGCGCAGAACTGGCCGGCGCTCCACCGCTTCGTGCACGACACGTTGACCTACAACGGCAACACGATCTCGCTCGACGGCTACCGCCACATGCTCGAACGCGACTTCCGGCAGATTCCCGATCTTCGCTTCGACATTCGATTGCTGGTGGTCGAGCCGCCTTTCGTCGCGTGCCGCTTGTGGTTCGACTGCACGCCGGCGCGTGATTTCATGGGGCTTCGTATCGACGGCACGCGCGTGTCGTTCGCCGAAAACGTGTTCTACGAATTCCGCGAGCGCCGGATCGCGCATGTGTCGTCCGTGATCGATAAAGCCGCCATCGAAGCTCAACTACAGACGCCATGA
- a CDS encoding YeeE/YedE family protein: MSDFATPLRRRTEINSTPLAIAGLLILAGAWYLAQTASARQAALYVVGALLGIALYHAAFGFTSAWRVFIADGRGAGLRAQMLMLAVGVALFFPALAAGSLFGMPVTGLVSPAGTSVIVGAFIFGVGMQLGGGCASGTLYTVGGGSTRMIVTLAAFIAGSVIATAHMPFWTALPSLQPVSLVKSMGLAPALALNWIVFALIAALTVVIEKRRHGKLVAAHVQPAHTSPWLHGPWPLLAGALALAVLNFATLALSGRPWGVTSAFALWGAKAASAMGVDVANWPYWMSKPNAATLAAPISHDVTSVMDIGIVLGAMLAAALAGRYAPVWRVPMRSLAAAIVGGLMLGYGARLAYGCNIGAYFSGIVSGSLHGWLWLVAAFFGNVLGTRLRPLFGLEVERVRPTAC; this comes from the coding sequence ATGTCCGATTTCGCCACTCCTCTTCGCCGCCGCACCGAGATAAATTCGACACCGCTCGCCATTGCCGGACTGCTGATTCTGGCAGGCGCGTGGTACCTCGCTCAGACCGCGAGCGCGCGACAGGCCGCGCTCTATGTGGTCGGCGCGCTGCTCGGCATCGCGCTCTATCACGCCGCGTTCGGTTTCACGTCGGCGTGGCGCGTGTTCATCGCCGATGGGCGCGGCGCCGGCCTGCGCGCGCAGATGCTGATGCTCGCCGTCGGCGTCGCGCTGTTTTTTCCGGCGCTCGCTGCGGGATCGCTGTTCGGCATGCCCGTCACCGGGCTGGTATCGCCGGCGGGTACGTCGGTGATCGTGGGCGCGTTCATCTTCGGCGTCGGGATGCAACTGGGCGGCGGGTGCGCGTCCGGCACGCTCTACACGGTCGGCGGCGGCAGCACGCGCATGATCGTGACGCTCGCGGCGTTCATCGCCGGCTCCGTGATCGCGACGGCGCACATGCCGTTCTGGACCGCGTTGCCTTCGCTGCAGCCGGTATCGCTCGTCAAGTCGATGGGCCTCGCGCCCGCGCTCGCGCTCAACTGGATCGTGTTCGCGCTGATCGCGGCGTTGACCGTCGTCATCGAAAAGCGGCGGCACGGCAAGCTCGTGGCCGCGCACGTTCAGCCCGCGCATACGTCGCCGTGGCTGCATGGGCCGTGGCCGCTTCTCGCCGGCGCGCTCGCGCTCGCGGTGCTCAACTTCGCGACGCTCGCGCTGTCGGGACGGCCGTGGGGCGTGACCTCGGCGTTCGCGCTGTGGGGCGCGAAGGCGGCGTCGGCAATGGGCGTGGATGTCGCGAACTGGCCGTACTGGATGAGCAAGCCCAACGCGGCCACGCTCGCCGCGCCAATTTCGCACGACGTGACTTCCGTGATGGATATCGGGATCGTGCTCGGCGCAATGCTCGCCGCTGCGCTCGCCGGGCGTTACGCGCCGGTCTGGCGCGTGCCGATGCGCTCGCTCGCCGCGGCCATCGTCGGGGGATTGATGCTCGGCTATGGCGCGCGGCTCGCGTATGGCTGCAACATCGGCGCGTATTTCAGCGGCATCGTGTCGGGCAGTCTGCACGGCTGGCTGTGGCTCGTCGCCGCGTTCTTCGGCAACGTGCTCGGCACGCGGCTGCGCCCGCTGTTCGGACTGGAAGTGGAGCGCGTGAGGCCGACCGCCTGCTGA
- a CDS encoding NUDIX domain-containing protein, producing MRVRATVLLIRHHAVLLVRERGGPWFLPGGEVGHGELPMGAAIRELHEETGAEASAAAFLWQQASAHHMHHVFRVAIPAEALPRANYRAGIDEVRWVDVSQLGNMPVTPGTRAILSRAAGGNSAVRSNWRDAGAGPGASAGF from the coding sequence ATGAGGGTTCGTGCGACGGTGCTGCTGATTCGTCATCACGCGGTGCTGCTGGTCCGGGAACGCGGCGGTCCGTGGTTCCTTCCGGGCGGGGAGGTCGGACACGGCGAATTGCCGATGGGCGCGGCCATCCGCGAGCTTCACGAGGAAACGGGCGCGGAAGCGAGCGCAGCCGCGTTCCTGTGGCAGCAGGCGTCCGCGCATCACATGCACCACGTCTTTCGCGTGGCGATCCCCGCCGAAGCCCTGCCGCGTGCGAACTACCGCGCGGGCATCGACGAAGTGCGCTGGGTGGACGTATCGCAGCTCGGGAACATGCCGGTCACGCCCGGCACGCGCGCGATCCTGAGCCGCGCGGCGGGCGGCAACAGCGCGGTGCGCTCGAACTGGCGGGATGCCGGCGCGGGGCCGGGAGCGTCGGCGGGATTCTGA